In Gadus macrocephalus chromosome 4, ASM3116895v1, the following proteins share a genomic window:
- the abl1 gene encoding tyrosine-protein kinase ABL1 isoform X2 produces the protein MKMLEICLKLVGCKSKKGLSSSSSCYLEEALQRPDFEPQGLTEAARWNSKENLLSCPSENDPNLFVALYDFVASGDNTLSITKGEKLRVLGYNHNGEWCEAQTKNGQGWVPSNYITPVNSLEKHSWYHGPVSRNAAEYLLSSGINGSFLVRESESSPGQRSISLRYEGRVYHYRINTASDSKLYVSSESRFNTLAELVHHHSTVADGLITTLHYPAPKRNKPTVYGVSPNYDKWEMERTDITMKHKLGGGQYGEVYEGVWKKYNLTVAVKTLKEDTMEVEEFLKEAAVMKEIKHPNLVQLLGVCTREPPFYIITEFMTHGNLLDYLRECNREEVNAVVLLYMATQISSAMEYLERKNFIHRDLAARNCLVGENHLVKVADFGLSRLMTGDTYTAHAGAKFPIKWTAPESLAYNKFSIKSDVWAFGVLLWEIATYGMSPYPGIDLSQVYELLEKDYRMDRPEGCPEKVYELMRACWKWIPAERPSFAETHQAFETMFQESSISDEVEKELGKKGKKLTLGPLQQAPELPTKTRTLRRNHRDGDSPDPLDPDGAVSSPMLPRKERPAVDGPLNDDDRLLPKDKTRSSGFLSLIKKKKKNAPAPPKRSSSFREMDAHVERRGQTADQARDTDGFSSDHDPLRLLSLNNNGSPGCVTNGAPSYPGPLFPRKKGGPAAPGQAVKGPGTPPGEEELVSNSKRFLRSSSTSGLQPGPPGSEWRSVTLPRDPGHRHFDSCTLGGKPALPRKRASEQKGEGDPRRGALTPPPRLPKKGEEAGEEVFKEPDPGACPHALTPKPVRRPGGLDCSRTSALQAELLKPNVFPALGAAADECRLRRNRHGDASLRERGKFSKPKPAPPPPPASSSKPGRAPRSPNQEPPSPSEGKPRSPLLEASPFTDPPRTKLPLGSGGAKPQTSRSSSASVSASVSSQSLGGFSSSPPGEPPSGPTPAFIPLITTRRSLRKTAPRQPVERAASWAVTRDMVLEGTELLRCAIGRNSEQTGSHGAVLEAGKNLSKHCISYVESIQQMRNKFAFREAINKLEGSLRELQICPAASGGASGQQDFSKLLSSVKEISDIVQR, from the exons atgaaaatgttgGAGATTTGCCTGAAATTGGTGGGGTGTAAATCTAAGAAGGGCCTGTCGTCTTCCTCCAGCTGTTACTTGGAAG aaGCTCTGCAGAGACCAGACTTTGAGCCCCAGGGTCTGACTGAAGCGGCCCGCTGGAACTCCAAGGAGAACCTTCTGTCCTGTCCCAGTGAGAATGACCCCAACCTCTTCGTTGCCCTCTACGACTTTGTTGCTAGTGGCGACAACACCCTCAGCATCACTAAAG GGGAGAAGCTGCGCGTGCTGGGCTACAACCACAATGGCGAGTGGTGCGAGGCGCAGACGAAGAACGGCCAAGGCTGGGTGCCGTCCAACTACATCACCCCCGTCAACAGCCTGGAGAAGCACAGCTGGTACCACGGTCCTGTGTCGCGCAACGCCGCCGAGTACCTGCTCAGCTCGGGCATCAACGGCAGCTTCCTGGTgcgggagagcgagagcagcCCGGGTCAGAGGTCCATCTCCCTGCGCTACGAGGGCCGCGTCTACCACTACCGCATAAACACGGCGTCCGACAGCAAG ctgtacgTGTCGTCAGAGAGCCGCTTCAACACGTTGGCAGAGCTGGTGCACCACCACTCAACGGTGGCGGACGGCCTCATCACCACCCTGCACTACCCGGCGCCCAAACGCAACAAGCCCACCGTGTACGGCGTGTCGCCCAACTACGACAAGTGGGAGATGGAGCGCACCGACATCACCATGAAGCACAAGCTGGGCGGCGGGCAGTACGGCGAGGTGTACGAGGGGGTCTGGAAGAAGTATAACCTCACCGTGGCCGTCAAGACGCTCAAG gAGGACACGATGGAAGTGGAGGAGTTTCTGAAGGAGGCGGCGGTGATGAAAGAAATCAAACACCCCAACCTGGTCCAGCTCCTGG GGGTCTGCACACGAGAGCCCCCGTTCTACATCATCACAGAGTTCATGACCCACGGCAACCTGCTGGACTACCTGCGGGAGTGCAACCGCGAGGAGGTGAACGCTGTGGTGCTGCTGTACATGGCCACGCAGATCTCCTCCGCCATGGAGTACCTGGAGAGGAAGAACTTCATCCATCG GGACTTGGCGGCCCGGAACTGCCTCGTGGGGGAGAACCACCTGGTGAAGGTGGCGGACTTCGGTTTGAGCCGGCTGATGACCGGGGACACATACACGGCCCACGCCGGGGCCAAGTTCCCCATCAAGTGGACCGCCCCCGAGAGCCTGGCCTACAACAAGTTCTCCATCAAGTCTGATGTGTGGG CGTTTGGCGTGCTGCTGTGGGAGATCGCCACCTACGGGATGTCCCCATACCCGGGCATAGACCTGTCCCAGGTGTACGAGCTCCTGGAGAAGGACTACCGCATGGACCGACCCGAGGGATGCCCTGAGAAGGTCTACGAGCTCATGAGAGCCT GCTGGAAGTGGATCCCTGCAGAGCGTCCATCCTTTGCTGAGACCCATCAGGCGTTTGAGACCATGTTCCAGGAATCCAGCATCTCTGACG aggtGGAGAAAGAGCTGGGGAAGAAGGGGAAGAAGTTGACCCTGGGGCCCCTCCAGCAGGCCCCCGAGCTGCCTACCAAGACCAGGACGCTGCGCAGGAACCACCGGGATGGAGACAGCCCAG ACCCGCTGGACCCCGACGGGGCGGTGTCGTCCCCCATGCTGCCCAGGAAGGAGCGGCCTGCGGTGGACGGCCCGCTGAACGATGACGACCGCCTGCTGCCCAAGGACAAGACACGAAGCAGCGGCTTCCTCAGCCTcatcaagaagaagaagaagaacgccCCGGCCCCGCCCAAACGCAGCTCCTCCTTCCGGGAGATGGACGCCCACGTGGAGAGGCGGGGCCAGACGGCCGACCAGGCCCGCGACACCGACGGCTTCAGCAGTGACCATGACCCCCTGAGGTTATTGTCGCTGAACAACAACGGCTCGCCCGGCTGTGTCACCAACGGGGCCCCCTCCTACCCCGGGCCCCTGTTCCCCAGGAAGAAGGGGGGCCCTGCAGCACCCGGCCAGGCCGTCAAGGGGCCCGGAACGCCCCCTggcgaggaggagctggtgtccAACTCCAAGCGCTTCCTGCGCTCCTCCTCGACCTCCGGCCTGCAGCCCGGCCCCCCGGGGAGCGAGTGGCGGTCAGTCACGCTGCCCCGGGACCCCGGCCACCGCCACTTCGACTCGTGCACGCTGGGGGGCAAGCCGGCGCTGCCCAGGAAGAGGGCCAGCgagcagaagggggagggggaccctAGGAGGGGcgccctcacccctcctccccgcctgcccaagaagggggaggaggcgggggaggaggtgttCAAGGAGCCGGACCCCGGCGCCTGCCCCCATGCGCTGACGCCCAAGCCGGTGCGGCGGCCGGGGGGGCTGGATTGCTCCCGGACCAGCGCCCTGCAGGCGGAGCTGCTGAAGCCCAACGTCTTCCCCGCGCTGGGCGCCGCCGCCGACGAGTGCCGTCTCCGCAGGAACAGACACGGGGACGCCTCCCTCAGGGAGAGGGGCAAGTTCAGCAAGCCCAAGCCggcgcctccccctcccccggcgTCCAGCTCAAAACCGGGCAGGGCCCCGCGGAGCCCCAACCAGGAGCCCCCGTCCCCCTCGGAGGGCAAACCCAGGAGCCCTCTCTTGGAGGCCTCCCCTTTTACCGACCCACCCCGCACCAAACTGCCCCTGGGCTCCGGCGGCGCCAAACCCCAGACCTCCAGGAGCTCCTCCGCCTCGGTGTCGGCCTCCGTCTCCTCCCAGAGCCTGGggggcttctcctcctccccgccggGCGAGCCGCCCAGCGGCCCCACGCCCGCCTTCATCCCCCTCATCACCACGCGCCGCTCCCTCCGCAAGACGGCGCCGCGGCAGCCAGTGGAGCGGGCGGCCAGCTGGGCGGTGACCCGGGACATGGTGCTGGAGGGCACGGAGCTGCTGCGCTGCGCCATCGGACGCAACTCGGAGCAGACGGGCAGCCACGGCGCCGTGCTGGAGGCGGGCAAGAACCTCTCCAAGCACTGCATCAGCTACGTGGAGTCCATCCAGCAGATGCGGAACAAGTTTGCGTTCCGCGAGGCTATCAACAAGCTGGAGGGCAGCCTGCGCGAGCTGCAGATCTGCCCCGCTGCCTCCGGCGGCGCCAGCGGGCAGCAGGACTTCAGCAAGCTGCTGTCCTCCGTCAAGGAGATCAGCGACATCGTGCAGAGGTAG
- the abl1 gene encoding tyrosine-protein kinase ABL1 isoform X1 has translation MGQQPGKFVGEQRRPSLPAFIKSGKRESSRHGPHHCNVFAVHEALQRPDFEPQGLTEAARWNSKENLLSCPSENDPNLFVALYDFVASGDNTLSITKGEKLRVLGYNHNGEWCEAQTKNGQGWVPSNYITPVNSLEKHSWYHGPVSRNAAEYLLSSGINGSFLVRESESSPGQRSISLRYEGRVYHYRINTASDSKLYVSSESRFNTLAELVHHHSTVADGLITTLHYPAPKRNKPTVYGVSPNYDKWEMERTDITMKHKLGGGQYGEVYEGVWKKYNLTVAVKTLKEDTMEVEEFLKEAAVMKEIKHPNLVQLLGVCTREPPFYIITEFMTHGNLLDYLRECNREEVNAVVLLYMATQISSAMEYLERKNFIHRDLAARNCLVGENHLVKVADFGLSRLMTGDTYTAHAGAKFPIKWTAPESLAYNKFSIKSDVWAFGVLLWEIATYGMSPYPGIDLSQVYELLEKDYRMDRPEGCPEKVYELMRACWKWIPAERPSFAETHQAFETMFQESSISDEVEKELGKKGKKLTLGPLQQAPELPTKTRTLRRNHRDGDSPDPLDPDGAVSSPMLPRKERPAVDGPLNDDDRLLPKDKTRSSGFLSLIKKKKKNAPAPPKRSSSFREMDAHVERRGQTADQARDTDGFSSDHDPLRLLSLNNNGSPGCVTNGAPSYPGPLFPRKKGGPAAPGQAVKGPGTPPGEEELVSNSKRFLRSSSTSGLQPGPPGSEWRSVTLPRDPGHRHFDSCTLGGKPALPRKRASEQKGEGDPRRGALTPPPRLPKKGEEAGEEVFKEPDPGACPHALTPKPVRRPGGLDCSRTSALQAELLKPNVFPALGAAADECRLRRNRHGDASLRERGKFSKPKPAPPPPPASSSKPGRAPRSPNQEPPSPSEGKPRSPLLEASPFTDPPRTKLPLGSGGAKPQTSRSSSASVSASVSSQSLGGFSSSPPGEPPSGPTPAFIPLITTRRSLRKTAPRQPVERAASWAVTRDMVLEGTELLRCAIGRNSEQTGSHGAVLEAGKNLSKHCISYVESIQQMRNKFAFREAINKLEGSLRELQICPAASGGASGQQDFSKLLSSVKEISDIVQR, from the exons aaGCTCTGCAGAGACCAGACTTTGAGCCCCAGGGTCTGACTGAAGCGGCCCGCTGGAACTCCAAGGAGAACCTTCTGTCCTGTCCCAGTGAGAATGACCCCAACCTCTTCGTTGCCCTCTACGACTTTGTTGCTAGTGGCGACAACACCCTCAGCATCACTAAAG GGGAGAAGCTGCGCGTGCTGGGCTACAACCACAATGGCGAGTGGTGCGAGGCGCAGACGAAGAACGGCCAAGGCTGGGTGCCGTCCAACTACATCACCCCCGTCAACAGCCTGGAGAAGCACAGCTGGTACCACGGTCCTGTGTCGCGCAACGCCGCCGAGTACCTGCTCAGCTCGGGCATCAACGGCAGCTTCCTGGTgcgggagagcgagagcagcCCGGGTCAGAGGTCCATCTCCCTGCGCTACGAGGGCCGCGTCTACCACTACCGCATAAACACGGCGTCCGACAGCAAG ctgtacgTGTCGTCAGAGAGCCGCTTCAACACGTTGGCAGAGCTGGTGCACCACCACTCAACGGTGGCGGACGGCCTCATCACCACCCTGCACTACCCGGCGCCCAAACGCAACAAGCCCACCGTGTACGGCGTGTCGCCCAACTACGACAAGTGGGAGATGGAGCGCACCGACATCACCATGAAGCACAAGCTGGGCGGCGGGCAGTACGGCGAGGTGTACGAGGGGGTCTGGAAGAAGTATAACCTCACCGTGGCCGTCAAGACGCTCAAG gAGGACACGATGGAAGTGGAGGAGTTTCTGAAGGAGGCGGCGGTGATGAAAGAAATCAAACACCCCAACCTGGTCCAGCTCCTGG GGGTCTGCACACGAGAGCCCCCGTTCTACATCATCACAGAGTTCATGACCCACGGCAACCTGCTGGACTACCTGCGGGAGTGCAACCGCGAGGAGGTGAACGCTGTGGTGCTGCTGTACATGGCCACGCAGATCTCCTCCGCCATGGAGTACCTGGAGAGGAAGAACTTCATCCATCG GGACTTGGCGGCCCGGAACTGCCTCGTGGGGGAGAACCACCTGGTGAAGGTGGCGGACTTCGGTTTGAGCCGGCTGATGACCGGGGACACATACACGGCCCACGCCGGGGCCAAGTTCCCCATCAAGTGGACCGCCCCCGAGAGCCTGGCCTACAACAAGTTCTCCATCAAGTCTGATGTGTGGG CGTTTGGCGTGCTGCTGTGGGAGATCGCCACCTACGGGATGTCCCCATACCCGGGCATAGACCTGTCCCAGGTGTACGAGCTCCTGGAGAAGGACTACCGCATGGACCGACCCGAGGGATGCCCTGAGAAGGTCTACGAGCTCATGAGAGCCT GCTGGAAGTGGATCCCTGCAGAGCGTCCATCCTTTGCTGAGACCCATCAGGCGTTTGAGACCATGTTCCAGGAATCCAGCATCTCTGACG aggtGGAGAAAGAGCTGGGGAAGAAGGGGAAGAAGTTGACCCTGGGGCCCCTCCAGCAGGCCCCCGAGCTGCCTACCAAGACCAGGACGCTGCGCAGGAACCACCGGGATGGAGACAGCCCAG ACCCGCTGGACCCCGACGGGGCGGTGTCGTCCCCCATGCTGCCCAGGAAGGAGCGGCCTGCGGTGGACGGCCCGCTGAACGATGACGACCGCCTGCTGCCCAAGGACAAGACACGAAGCAGCGGCTTCCTCAGCCTcatcaagaagaagaagaagaacgccCCGGCCCCGCCCAAACGCAGCTCCTCCTTCCGGGAGATGGACGCCCACGTGGAGAGGCGGGGCCAGACGGCCGACCAGGCCCGCGACACCGACGGCTTCAGCAGTGACCATGACCCCCTGAGGTTATTGTCGCTGAACAACAACGGCTCGCCCGGCTGTGTCACCAACGGGGCCCCCTCCTACCCCGGGCCCCTGTTCCCCAGGAAGAAGGGGGGCCCTGCAGCACCCGGCCAGGCCGTCAAGGGGCCCGGAACGCCCCCTggcgaggaggagctggtgtccAACTCCAAGCGCTTCCTGCGCTCCTCCTCGACCTCCGGCCTGCAGCCCGGCCCCCCGGGGAGCGAGTGGCGGTCAGTCACGCTGCCCCGGGACCCCGGCCACCGCCACTTCGACTCGTGCACGCTGGGGGGCAAGCCGGCGCTGCCCAGGAAGAGGGCCAGCgagcagaagggggagggggaccctAGGAGGGGcgccctcacccctcctccccgcctgcccaagaagggggaggaggcgggggaggaggtgttCAAGGAGCCGGACCCCGGCGCCTGCCCCCATGCGCTGACGCCCAAGCCGGTGCGGCGGCCGGGGGGGCTGGATTGCTCCCGGACCAGCGCCCTGCAGGCGGAGCTGCTGAAGCCCAACGTCTTCCCCGCGCTGGGCGCCGCCGCCGACGAGTGCCGTCTCCGCAGGAACAGACACGGGGACGCCTCCCTCAGGGAGAGGGGCAAGTTCAGCAAGCCCAAGCCggcgcctccccctcccccggcgTCCAGCTCAAAACCGGGCAGGGCCCCGCGGAGCCCCAACCAGGAGCCCCCGTCCCCCTCGGAGGGCAAACCCAGGAGCCCTCTCTTGGAGGCCTCCCCTTTTACCGACCCACCCCGCACCAAACTGCCCCTGGGCTCCGGCGGCGCCAAACCCCAGACCTCCAGGAGCTCCTCCGCCTCGGTGTCGGCCTCCGTCTCCTCCCAGAGCCTGGggggcttctcctcctccccgccggGCGAGCCGCCCAGCGGCCCCACGCCCGCCTTCATCCCCCTCATCACCACGCGCCGCTCCCTCCGCAAGACGGCGCCGCGGCAGCCAGTGGAGCGGGCGGCCAGCTGGGCGGTGACCCGGGACATGGTGCTGGAGGGCACGGAGCTGCTGCGCTGCGCCATCGGACGCAACTCGGAGCAGACGGGCAGCCACGGCGCCGTGCTGGAGGCGGGCAAGAACCTCTCCAAGCACTGCATCAGCTACGTGGAGTCCATCCAGCAGATGCGGAACAAGTTTGCGTTCCGCGAGGCTATCAACAAGCTGGAGGGCAGCCTGCGCGAGCTGCAGATCTGCCCCGCTGCCTCCGGCGGCGCCAGCGGGCAGCAGGACTTCAGCAAGCTGCTGTCCTCCGTCAAGGAGATCAGCGACATCGTGCAGAGGTAG
- the rab14l gene encoding RAB14, member RAS oncogene family, like, which yields MATAPYNYSYIFKYIIIGDMGVGKSCLLHQFTEKKFMADCPHTIGVEFGTRIMEVSGQKIKLQIWDTAGQERFRAVTRSYYRGAAGALMVYDITRRSTYNHLSSWLTDARNLTNPNTVIILIGNKADLEAQRDVTYDEAKQFAEENGLLFLEASAKTGENVEDAFLEAAKKIYQNIQDGSLDLNAAESGVQHKPSAPQGGRLTSEPTPQREGCGC from the exons ATGGCCACCGCCCCGTACAATTACTCCTACATCTTCAAATACATCATCATCG GTGACATGGGGGTAGGGAAGTCATGTTTGCTCCATCAGTTCACAGAGAAGAAAT TCATGGCGGACTGCCCTCACACCATTGGCGTTGAGTTCGGGACGCGGATCATGGAGGTGAGCGGGCAGAAGATCAAGCTCCAGATCTGGGACACGGCAGGCCAGGAGCGCTTCAGGGCCGTCACGCGCTCTTACTACCGGGGGGCCGCCGGAGCTCTCATGGTCTACGACATCACCAG GAGAAGCACCTACAACCATCTCAGCAGCTGGCTGACTGACGCCAGGAACCTCACCAACCCCAATACA GTGATCATCCTGATAGGTAACAAGGCCGACCTGGAGGCCCAGAGAGACGTCACCTACGACGAGGCCAAGCAGTTTGCTGAGgagaacg GTCTGTTATTCCTGGAGGCCAGTGCAAAAAC cggtgaAAACGTGGAGGATGCGTTCCTGGAGGCCGCTAAGAAGATCTACCAGAACATCCAGGACGGCAGCCTGGACCTGAACGCCGCTGAGTCGGGGGTCCAGCATAAGCCCTCGGCCCCGCAGGGGGGCCGGCTCACCAGTGAGCCAACACCCCAGAGGGAAGGCTGTGGCTGCTAA
- the LOC132456272 gene encoding uncharacterized protein LOC132456272 produces MTIHTWLMYGLGMTLVWAFLVTQVQGLQCYGCNIIQGQRYVDVGCSNPEVLTCSHSHKGFKHRFCIRTESTALGIVLTSGCATSRHCQQQELPGVRIHCCGSDLCNSTTWLKSNALHYICALTCLLLLRLGL; encoded by the exons ATGACTATACACACCTGGCTGATGTACGGGCTTGGAATGACTCTGGTTTGGGCTTTTCTTGTAACGCAAG TGCAGGGTCTGCAGTGCTATGGCTGCAACATCATCCAGGGCCAGAGGTACGTGGATGTTGGCTGCTCCAACCCCGAGGTCCTCACCTGCTCACACTCGCACAAGGGCTTCAAGCACCGCTTCTGCATCCGGACCGAGAGCA cggCATTGGGTATTGTCCTGACCAGCGGCTGTGCTACATCCAGACACTGCCAACAACAAGAGCTGCCTGGCGTTCGTATTCACTGCTGCGGCTCCGATCTGTGTAACAGCACCACTTGGTTGAAATCAAATGCACTGCACTATATCTGCGCTCTGACCTGCCTGCTACTGCTGCGGCTCGGGTTGTGA